The Sphingomonas bisphenolicum genome includes the window GCGTGCGCGATCGCGCCTGGTTGGTGGCCAGCCATGTCCCCGCAATGCTCCATCATGCCGGACTCACTCTCGGCATCCTGCCATCTCTCATTCTATTGCCAAAATTCCCGCCACACGGCGCGGGCGAGTTAACCGATGTCATGACGCGGGCATTGCTCGTGACCTGCCAATCCGGCCTTAAAGATCTCGACTGGATCGAGCGCCAAGGGTCAAAGGCATTGGCCGTGTCCGCAACGCGCCGCAGCAGGGCACCACTCCTTGCCCGGCTTGCGCTCGCCTATCCTGGGCTTCGTCCGTCTGCCGTGGCGCGGCTTCTCGACGTTACTCCACAGGGGGCACGCAAGCTGGTGGCTAAACTCGGGTAAGGCAGCGCTACCGCCAATGCGTATCGAGCAAGGTCTTGATAGCTGCCTCCGCTTCGTCCCGCGAACCGCCACCATGCGGGAGCAAGGTGATCCTAACCCCCTTGCGATCCTTGCCTTCAAACCGAAGCAACGGCTTTCCGGCCTGCGACGCCACGGTTTCGCTCGATCCTGACCTCTTGGGGGATCCTGACTTCTTGGGGGGATCAGCCGCAAGCGCCAGCGCACGAACAATCTCCGGCACGGCGACCGGAGCCCCCTCCCCTCCCGATCGCGCCCTCAGGGCCGCCGCTTCGGCAAATACCCGCTGGCGACGATCGTCGGGTTTCAGCAATGGCTTGATCGTTGTGACGTGCTTGATCCGCAAATCCTGCGGATTGGGAAAGGCGATCATCAACTCGGCCGGCAGACGCGCGAGGTCGAGATAGCGGCTCAACCAGCTTTCGGTGACATTGATCCGCTCGGCCATGACCTTCTGCCTACCCTCATAATAGGCTTCCAGCGCGCGGAGATAATCCCGCGCGCGCTCGAGATCGCTGAGGTCTTCGCGCGCCCTGTTCTCGATGTCCGCTATGCGGAACGCTTCCTCGTCCGACAGTTCGCGAATATCGACGAGAAAGCGGAAGTCGGGATAGTTGTGGCCGCGCAGCCAGCTGATCGACCAATGGCGCCGCGCACCGCAGATCACCTCGAAATCATAGTCGGGTTCGCCCCGCACACGGCGGACGATTGCAGGCATCTCCTGGCGCCCTTGCGCCTTCATGCTTTCGATAAGATCGGCGCACCGCTCTTCGTTGAGCAAGGCATATTCGCGGTTATGCCCAGCCCACATTCGGCAACGCGCAGGATCAACCAATTCATGGGTGCGGCTGACGACCGTCCCCGCCGCCAGTTCGGCCAATCGATTCTCCCGGCCTGTTAGGACATTGGCGCCCAGCCCAGGCCGGCGCGGCGCGGGCGCACCCTCTTCGGGCGGATTGATTCCAGCGGCCAGTTCTGCTGCGAAACTCGCATTTTTCCTGCTCATGAAGCGGTTCCTTCACCCGGAATTGCACCGGTGCAATTTTGCCGTTTCACGCCAGGCCTTCCTTGCGCAAGCGGCTCAAATGGCTGGGCCACATGGCCCGAATATCCAACTCGAGTTCGGCATTCACCCCATCGAGATAGGTGAGGCAGCGGTTGCGGACGGCGCTGCTCGTCACCGGACCGTCCAGCTCATAGACCGTCATCAAACGGGCGGTCGCGTTGTCGATTTCTGCCGAGTCCTTGAGCGGCGTGCGCACCATCGCCTGACCAAACAGCGTCCGCATCAGATTGAGCAGTTCCTTCTGCATCGACTTATTCTCATCAACCTTGGACGCAACGAAGCGCAGAAATCTGAGGGTCGGTGCGAAACCGCGTTCGGCCAGCGTCTCGATGGTCTCATCAAGCATCGCCAGAAACGCCGCGGTCGAGGAAAAGTCCATGACGGTGGGGGGCACCGGCACGACGAGTGCGTTCGCGGCGCGTAACACCGACAATGAGATGGCGCCGAGGGCTGGGGGCGGATCGAGGACGATGACATCAAAGCGATCGGAGATGCTGGCGATACCCTCGGAGAGGCGATCGATAAGCCCCCCCTGCCCTCGCGCCATTCGAGCCGCGATCTCATATTCCGACTGGAACAGCCGCAAGTTTGCCGGGATCAGTTCGAGACCGTCGAAATGCGTTTTGCGCAGCGCATAATCGAGCGAGGTCATCTCCTCCTCCCTGAGGAACGGGTAAAGCGTGTCCTCCTCGCTCAGGTCGAGATCAGGCACATAGCCGAACAACGTCGTCGCGGAGGCCTGACTGTCGCAGTCGATAAGGGCAACGCGGTAGCCCTGGATCGCGAGATATTGGGCAAGGTGGACCGACAAGGTCGATTTGCCGACACCGCCCTTGAAGTTTTGGACGGCGACGACACAGCATGGATCGTCAGCCGCCCGCCAGGGCCTGGTGCCGAACAGGCCTCGCATATCGTTGAGTTGGGCAAGGGTGTAACCAACCCTGCGATTATTCTCGGTTCGCGGTGGTGGCGGAAGACGCCCATCCTTTTCCGCGTCACGGATTGCAGCAGGCGTTCGCCCAACCAGATCAGCGGCCTTTCCGATCGGGAAGGTGGGCTCGCGGCGTTCATCCGCCCGTGCGCTGCGCGCCGAGTCGCGGAGGCGTTCCAGCACCGAGGAGGTACGCTGGGCAAGCGTCGCCACCGAGAGAAGGTCATGGGTGTCGTCGATGTCTAGTGATGCTGCCACAGGGCGCCCCTTTGCGAAACTGGGGGCATAGTAGCGCTACTTGCGCTTTTTCGTCAAATAGAAGCGAAATTTCGAAAGTGGGGCGCTGCTATGGACGACAATAGCGGCGAAAGCGGTGGCCAAACGCCCTAGCAGGCGGCCCATCCTGACTCGGTGGGGGCATGACGAAATTGCACCGGTGCAATTTCGCTTATGGTCGCCCCCGTCGGGCGACGAAGCTCTCGCAAAAGCCCGTCCACGAACTCGTGAGTTTCGCGCCCTTGAGCTTCGCCAGACGGTCGCCCATCTGCTGGCGATAGGCGTCAGCGATAAGATCGATATCCCAGCCACCGCCATGCGACCGGGCGATGGTCGCCAAGCCTTCCGCGTTGAATCGGATCGTACCTTGCGGAAAGACGATCTCCGAACTTTTCTCCGGCGCGACCAGTGCGCTGATGGCGGCCTTCACGACCGATCCCACTTCCACCGTTTCGGCGACCGTCTCGACAGCGCCCTCCCGGCGTGCCTTGCGCCCCGTCGAGTGCCGCTCGATCTCATCGACGGTCGCGATCTGCGCCGGCGCATCCTTCGGCTCGAATCGAAACTCGATCTCGGTCACTGTTCGGCCCTGTCGTATCTCCTTCCACTCCACCCGGAAGTGGGCCAGCTGGTCGATCTCGGCCTTCGCCTTCTCGAGCACCTTGCGACGGAGCTGCGCGAAATCCTTATAAACGTCTGGCGAAATGCCCAGCGCTGCGCGCAGCGCCGCCATATCGCCCTTCCAGGTCGACTGGCGACGATGGAGCCGCAGCGATCCGATCTCATAAAGCTTGAGGGCATAGCTCGATCGAAAGCCGAGCACCGCCTGACGATTGAGGACGGCATAGCTCTCGGACTCCTGAATGAGCTTGCGCGCATCAGGCGTAAACTCCCATTCAATCCAGCCCGCATCCGCCCCGTCTGTATCTTCAGCCTCTTCGCGGGACGACGAGATCAGAGAAAAGCGCAGCGTAGCCTTCTTGCCGCGCCAAGATCGATCGTCGATCGCGAAGAGGGTGCGGTGAAGTTCCTCCAGCATGTCGGAGATACGTTCGTTACCCTTGTGACCGCGGCGAATATCCGCCTTGCGCATGCGATGCGGCCGGTCCTCCCAGGCATCCCCGCCTGCGGTCAGGATCATCAACGCGAGCAACCGGGACGCCGTCAGGCTCAGCGATTGGCCTTTCACGAACTTGATCTCAACGATGCTGCCGGGTTTGGCGAATTCCTCGCCACCCTTCGCCTGCAAGGCCGCCGCAACGCGCATGGCACGGCCCGGCGCCGAATCGGCTTGCGCCTCTTGCGCTGCTTCGGCGCTTAGATTTTCCGCATGTTCCATGTCATATAGGCCGAGCGCATATTGGGCAGATTCGCCTAATTGCTGCCTGACCTGTCCTCGCTCGTCAAGTCAGGGCAGGCTGAAACACTTTTGTCGCCCCCATCCGGTCAGGTTGGAATCATGCGGCGCTTCCGCAAAAGCCGTGAGATTCCGCCGAGTCGCAATGCGATTCGGGTTCTGCCCGTTTTCGGCTCGCTCACGCGCGATAAACGCGCCAGAATGCCGTAGTTCCAAAGCGCGGGATCGCCAGATGCTCTCGCCCCCAATCGGTCAGGATAGCCCCAATAGGTCAGCTATCTCCCCCCGACCGGTCAGGATGACGCCCCCGCCGGGTCAGGTAAAATCCCCCGCGCGGTCAGGATAAACGCGACAGATCATTGAAATTGCAGACCTTTTCGGCACCGAATCTGAATCACTTAGAATCATGAATCCTTCCGCTGCGAGCAGCGGCGTTGTTTTAGAGTGATTCTAAAAGACCAAGCAGGCGATTCGCTGTGCCTCTCTGGTCGGACAGCGTAACCCATCCCCCTAGCTGGGGGGATACCTCCAGATCAGTGTTCCACGATAGCATCACGGTCTCGATCCTCGGCAGCTCCGCCCTGCGACGAGATCCTCAGCGAACCGATCGTAGCTGCATTACCGCTCGTCGCCGCTGGGCAGACGCAGTGAGGAGGTCGCATGATCAATTTTGCCAAATTCGAGATCATCGGACGGATCGGTGAAATCGACGCCAAGCCCAAGGTCACGAACATCTCAGTATGCGCGAACTATCGCCGCCGCGGAGAAGGCGATCAGTGGATCGAGGATAGCTACTGGAACCGAGTCGTCATCTTCAGCGACGGCCAGCGTAAATATATCGATGAGAAGGCCCAGGTTGGCGATCTCGTACGGATTGCCGGACGGCTCCGTGACACCTCCTACGAGCGCGACGGCACCACCCACTACACGACCGACCGGATCGTCGAGGAGTTCGGTGTGCTCGCGACCAAGGCAGCATAGATCGCAGGAGGCAGCGCCGATCGCCAAGAGGAGAGGGGGCATGCGCGGAGCGACCTTGGATTTCGACAGGAGTTTCGCCCATGCCCGCCACCATCGATGCAGCAGTCCGCGCCAAACAAATCGTCGAGAGCTTGGGTGGACGCTGGTCAGGATCGCGCGGAGAGTGCCGCTGCCCCGCCCATGATGATCACTCGCCTAGCCTTTCGGTCCGCCTGGGCACCAAGGCGATCCTGTTCAAATGTTTCGCGGGATGCACATCGACCGATATCCTCAAGGCT containing:
- a CDS encoding single-stranded DNA-binding protein; translation: MINFAKFEIIGRIGEIDAKPKVTNISVCANYRRRGEGDQWIEDSYWNRVVIFSDGQRKYIDEKAQVGDLVRIAGRLRDTSYERDGTTHYTTDRIVEEFGVLATKAA
- a CDS encoding ParB/RepB/Spo0J family partition protein; the encoded protein is MSRKNASFAAELAAGINPPEEGAPAPRRPGLGANVLTGRENRLAELAAGTVVSRTHELVDPARCRMWAGHNREYALLNEERCADLIESMKAQGRQEMPAIVRRVRGEPDYDFEVICGARRHWSISWLRGHNYPDFRFLVDIRELSDEEAFRIADIENRAREDLSDLERARDYLRALEAYYEGRQKVMAERINVTESWLSRYLDLARLPAELMIAFPNPQDLRIKHVTTIKPLLKPDDRRQRVFAEAAALRARSGGEGAPVAVPEIVRALALAADPPKKSGSPKRSGSSETVASQAGKPLLRFEGKDRKGVRITLLPHGGGSRDEAEAAIKTLLDTHWR
- a CDS encoding replication initiation protein → MRVAAALQAKGGEEFAKPGSIVEIKFVKGQSLSLTASRLLALMILTAGGDAWEDRPHRMRKADIRRGHKGNERISDMLEELHRTLFAIDDRSWRGKKATLRFSLISSSREEAEDTDGADAGWIEWEFTPDARKLIQESESYAVLNRQAVLGFRSSYALKLYEIGSLRLHRRQSTWKGDMAALRAALGISPDVYKDFAQLRRKVLEKAKAEIDQLAHFRVEWKEIRQGRTVTEIEFRFEPKDAPAQIATVDEIERHSTGRKARREGAVETVAETVEVGSVVKAAISALVAPEKSSEIVFPQGTIRFNAEGLATIARSHGGGWDIDLIADAYRQQMGDRLAKLKGAKLTSSWTGFCESFVARRGRP
- a CDS encoding AAA family ATPase, producing the protein MAASLDIDDTHDLLSVATLAQRTSSVLERLRDSARSARADERREPTFPIGKAADLVGRTPAAIRDAEKDGRLPPPPRTENNRRVGYTLAQLNDMRGLFGTRPWRAADDPCCVVAVQNFKGGVGKSTLSVHLAQYLAIQGYRVALIDCDSQASATTLFGYVPDLDLSEEDTLYPFLREEEMTSLDYALRKTHFDGLELIPANLRLFQSEYEIAARMARGQGGLIDRLSEGIASISDRFDVIVLDPPPALGAISLSVLRAANALVVPVPPTVMDFSSTAAFLAMLDETIETLAERGFAPTLRFLRFVASKVDENKSMQKELLNLMRTLFGQAMVRTPLKDSAEIDNATARLMTVYELDGPVTSSAVRNRCLTYLDGVNAELELDIRAMWPSHLSRLRKEGLA